In a single window of the Streptomyces sp. NBC_00353 genome:
- a CDS encoding MFS transporter: MSIPSGPPAAVSQVPEEIHRRRWAILVVLMFSLLIVVLDNSILNVAVKTIASPAPTGLGATQSELEWAINSYTLVFAGLLFTAGLLGDRIGRKKVLLFGILLFGIGSALAAMSGSPGELITWRAVMGFGAAFVMPATLAILMNVFERDEQPKAIGIWAGSVGLAIAIGPITGGLLLEHFWWGSIFLVNVPVVIVALIAMVVLVPDSRDPKPGRIDPLGVVLSIVGLVLLVFGIIRGGELADFADPVVLLSIIGGLAVLAGFVWHEKRSSHPAIDVSYFRNGAFSAAVAAVALVFFALMGVTFFSAFYLQSVRGYSALQSGLLIVPLAAAQMIFAPRARLVVQRFGARAVCAVGMLLVAAGLLAFTLFDADTPVWVLCVVFFVQGTGMAHVMPPVTVAVMQALPREKAGSGSAINNTFRQVGGALGIAVLGSVLSTVYRGDIEGHLGTLPAPARDAAGESIEATLAVAEKLGPAGRPLVAAANDAFLGAMHVTAVGSASVALLGALVVGLFLPGRPPAGQPAGEGEGDRTVPAGGPMTTTAADS; the protein is encoded by the coding sequence ATGTCGATACCGTCCGGCCCTCCCGCGGCCGTGTCCCAAGTTCCCGAAGAGATCCACCGTCGCCGCTGGGCGATCCTCGTCGTTCTGATGTTCAGCCTGCTCATCGTGGTGCTGGACAACTCGATCCTGAACGTCGCGGTCAAGACCATCGCATCCCCGGCGCCCACCGGGCTCGGAGCCACCCAGAGCGAGCTGGAGTGGGCGATCAACTCCTACACGCTCGTCTTCGCCGGACTGCTCTTCACCGCCGGTCTGCTCGGCGACCGCATCGGACGCAAGAAGGTCCTGCTCTTCGGCATCCTGCTGTTCGGTATCGGCTCGGCCCTCGCCGCGATGTCCGGCTCGCCCGGCGAACTCATCACCTGGCGCGCCGTGATGGGCTTCGGCGCCGCGTTCGTGATGCCCGCCACCCTCGCCATCCTGATGAACGTCTTCGAGCGCGACGAGCAGCCCAAGGCGATCGGCATCTGGGCCGGCAGCGTCGGCCTGGCCATCGCCATCGGCCCGATCACCGGCGGACTGCTGCTCGAACACTTCTGGTGGGGCTCGATCTTCCTGGTCAACGTGCCCGTGGTGATCGTCGCGCTGATCGCGATGGTGGTACTGGTACCGGACTCCCGGGACCCGAAGCCGGGCCGGATCGACCCGCTCGGCGTCGTACTCTCCATCGTCGGCCTGGTCCTGCTGGTGTTCGGCATCATCCGCGGCGGTGAACTCGCCGACTTCGCCGACCCCGTCGTGCTTCTGTCGATCATCGGCGGCCTGGCCGTCCTGGCCGGCTTCGTCTGGCACGAGAAGCGCAGCAGCCACCCGGCCATCGATGTCTCGTACTTCAGGAACGGGGCGTTCTCCGCCGCCGTCGCCGCCGTGGCGCTGGTCTTCTTCGCGCTGATGGGAGTGACCTTCTTCTCCGCCTTCTACCTGCAGAGCGTGCGCGGCTACAGCGCCCTGCAGTCCGGGCTGCTGATCGTGCCACTGGCGGCCGCACAGATGATCTTCGCGCCGCGCGCCCGGCTGGTCGTCCAGCGGTTCGGCGCCCGTGCGGTGTGCGCGGTCGGGATGCTGCTGGTCGCGGCCGGACTGCTGGCCTTCACACTGTTCGACGCCGATACCCCCGTCTGGGTGCTGTGCGTGGTCTTCTTCGTCCAGGGCACCGGTATGGCGCACGTCATGCCGCCCGTCACCGTCGCCGTGATGCAGGCGCTGCCGCGCGAGAAGGCCGGCTCCGGCTCGGCCATCAACAACACCTTCCGGCAGGTCGGCGGGGCGCTCGGGATCGCCGTACTGGGCTCGGTGCTGTCCACCGTCTACCGCGGTGACATCGAGGGCCACCTCGGTACGCTGCCGGCCCCGGCCAGGGACGCGGCGGGGGAGTCGATCGAGGCGACGCTCGCCGTCGCGGAGAAGCTCGGCCCGGCGGGCCGCCCGCTGGTCGCCGCGGCGAACGACGCGTTCCTCGGCGCCATGCATGTCACCGCCGTCGGTTCGGCCTCCGTCGCCCTGCTCGGCGCGCTGGTGGTCGGCCTGTTCCTGCCGGGCAGGCCGCCCGCAGGGCAGCCGGCCGGCGAGGGCGAGGGTGACCGGACCGTGCCCGCGGGCGGGCCGATGACGACCACGGCCGCCGACAGCTGA
- a CDS encoding endonuclease/exonuclease/phosphatase family protein produces MWRRGIVLAVCAVLLTLVMIFHAEIPNTIGNLGSLSETFLPWFGLFIPVLLILGLVRRSATALIALLLPVVVWLNIFGGLLTDKSGSGGDLTVATHNVNAGNPDPAGTARQVAGSGADVIALQELPPGQVPAYESALAARYPYHSVEGTVGLWSKYPMSGTRPVDIRMGWTRAMRSTVTTPDGEVAVYVAHMPSVRVKLNAGFTASQRDESADALGEAIADERLGRVILLGDLNGTMNDRSLNAVTSQMRSTQGAAGDGFGFSWPASFPMARIDQIMVKGVEPMSSWTLPATDSDHLPIAARVAL; encoded by the coding sequence ATGTGGCGGCGCGGCATCGTCCTCGCCGTCTGCGCGGTCCTGCTGACCCTCGTGATGATCTTCCACGCGGAGATCCCGAACACCATCGGCAACCTGGGCAGCCTCTCCGAGACGTTCCTGCCGTGGTTCGGCCTGTTCATTCCCGTGCTGCTGATCCTGGGCCTGGTGCGCCGCTCCGCGACCGCGCTGATCGCCCTGCTGCTGCCGGTCGTGGTCTGGCTCAATATCTTCGGCGGGCTGCTCACCGACAAGTCGGGCAGTGGTGGCGACCTCACCGTCGCCACCCACAACGTCAACGCGGGCAACCCCGACCCCGCGGGCACCGCCCGGCAGGTCGCGGGCTCCGGCGCGGACGTCATCGCCCTGCAGGAGCTGCCGCCCGGCCAGGTTCCGGCGTACGAGTCGGCGCTCGCCGCCCGCTATCCGTACCACTCGGTCGAGGGGACGGTCGGCCTGTGGAGCAAGTACCCGATGAGCGGCACGCGGCCCGTCGACATCCGGATGGGCTGGACCCGGGCGATGCGTTCCACGGTGACGACACCCGACGGCGAGGTCGCGGTCTATGTGGCCCATATGCCGTCCGTACGGGTCAAGCTGAACGCCGGATTCACCGCCAGCCAGCGGGACGAGAGCGCGGACGCGCTCGGTGAGGCCATCGCCGACGAACGGCTCGGCAGGGTGATCCTGCTCGGCGACCTCAACGGCACGATGAACGACCGCTCGCTGAACGCGGTCACCTCCCAGATGCGGTCCACCCAGGGCGCGGCGGGCGACGGCTTCGGCTTCAGCTGGCCGGCCTCGTTCCCGATGGCCCGGATCGACCAGATCATGGTCAAGGGCGTCGAGCCGATGTCGTCCTGGACCCTTCCGGCGACGGACAGTGACCACCTGCCGATCGCCGCCCGCGTCGCACTCTGA
- a CDS encoding TetR/AcrR family transcriptional regulator — translation MQDEELEPRRGRPRSVAAERAILDAVVELLEAGEPLAGLSIERIARTAKVGKATIYRRWSGKEELFVDVLRDIEPPEPTVSGTAGLTDLRLMLESLRRRGLAQRSSVFLHNVFVQMKSHPKLWSEYHSTVIEPRRVAMRAAVQRAVDAGELRADLDVELMDDLFVGPMLVRTIHRPDAPLPEDLADRIIGALVEGLAPRPAAVPEPARAPASSGKSAGHG, via the coding sequence ATGCAGGACGAGGAGCTGGAACCGCGGCGCGGCCGACCGCGCAGCGTGGCTGCCGAACGGGCCATCCTGGACGCCGTCGTCGAGCTGCTGGAGGCCGGTGAACCGCTGGCCGGCCTGTCCATCGAGCGCATCGCCCGGACCGCGAAGGTCGGCAAGGCCACCATCTACCGGCGCTGGAGCGGCAAGGAAGAGCTCTTCGTCGACGTACTGCGGGACATCGAACCCCCGGAACCGACCGTCTCCGGCACCGCCGGGCTCACCGATCTGCGGCTGATGCTGGAGTCGCTGCGCAGGCGCGGACTCGCCCAACGCTCCTCGGTCTTCCTCCACAACGTCTTCGTGCAGATGAAGAGCCACCCCAAGCTGTGGTCCGAGTACCACTCCACGGTGATCGAACCCCGCCGCGTCGCGATGCGGGCCGCCGTGCAGCGGGCGGTCGACGCGGGAGAACTCCGGGCGGACCTGGATGTGGAGCTGATGGACGACCTGTTCGTCGGCCCCATGCTGGTACGGACCATTCACCGGCCCGATGCGCCACTGCCGGAGGATCTCGCCGACCGCATCATCGGGGCCCTGGTGGAGGGCCTGGCGCCACGGCCCGCCGCTGTCCCCGAACCCGCACGGGCCCCCGCCTCATCCGGCAAAAGCGCAGGCCACGGCTGA